One genomic region from Streptomyces sp. NBC_00582 encodes:
- a CDS encoding adenosine deaminase: MERVRDVSELPKAHLHLHFTGSMRPTTVLELADKYGVRLPEALTDALTSGEPPRLRATDERGWFRFQRLYDAARSCLRRPEDIQRLVREAAEEDIRDGSGWLEIQVDPTSYAPRLGGLIPALEIILDAVESASRDTGLGMRVLVAANRMKHPLDARTLARLAVRYGDRGVVGFGLSNDERRGMARDFDRAFHIAREGGLLSAPHGGELTGPSSVRDCLDDLHATRIGHGVRAAEDPRLLKRLAERGVTCEVCPASNVALGVYEKPEDVPLRTLFEAGVPLALGADDPLLFGSRLAAQYEIARHHHGFTDAELAELARQSVRGSAAPEDMKAKLLAGVDDWLAS, from the coding sequence ATGGAGCGTGTACGTGATGTCTCTGAGCTGCCGAAAGCCCATCTGCATCTGCACTTCACCGGGTCGATGCGGCCCACGACCGTGCTGGAGCTGGCCGACAAGTACGGGGTGCGCCTGCCCGAGGCGCTGACCGACGCGCTGACCAGCGGGGAACCGCCGAGACTGCGGGCCACGGACGAGCGGGGCTGGTTCCGCTTCCAGCGGCTGTACGACGCGGCGAGGTCCTGTCTGCGCCGGCCCGAGGACATACAGCGCCTGGTGCGGGAGGCGGCGGAGGAGGACATCCGGGACGGCTCGGGGTGGCTGGAGATCCAGGTCGACCCGACCTCGTACGCGCCCCGGCTGGGCGGGCTGATCCCGGCGCTGGAGATCATCCTGGACGCGGTGGAGTCGGCCTCGCGGGACACCGGGCTCGGGATGCGGGTGCTGGTCGCGGCGAACCGTATGAAGCATCCGCTGGACGCCCGGACGCTGGCCCGGCTGGCGGTGCGCTACGGGGACCGGGGCGTGGTCGGCTTCGGGCTGTCGAACGACGAACGACGGGGCATGGCACGGGACTTCGACCGGGCGTTCCACATCGCGCGCGAGGGCGGGCTGCTGTCCGCGCCGCACGGCGGCGAGCTGACCGGTCCGTCGTCCGTACGGGACTGTCTGGACGATCTGCACGCCACCCGGATCGGGCACGGCGTCCGGGCGGCGGAGGACCCGAGGCTGCTGAAGCGGCTCGCGGAGCGGGGCGTGACCTGCGAGGTGTGCCCGGCGTCGAACGTGGCGCTGGGGGTGTACGAGAAGCCCGAGGACGTCCCGCTGCGGACACTGTTCGAGGCGGGGGTGCCGCTGGCGCTGGGCGCCGACGACCCGCTGCTGTTCGGCTCACGCCTGGCGGCGCAGTACGAGATCGCCCGCCACCACCACGGCTTCACGGACGCGGAACTGGCGGAACTGGCCCGCCAGTCGGTACGGGGTTCGGCGGCCCCGGAGGACATGAAGGCCAAGCTGCTGGCGGGCGTGGACGACTGGCTGGCGTCCTGA
- a CDS encoding UDP-N-acetylmuramate dehydrogenase, which translates to MLEKHDASLAPLTTFRLGGAARRLVTAVTDAEVVEAVRAADAAGTPLLVVGGGSNLVIGDKGFEGTALRIATRGFELVGTTLELAAGEVWTDAVARTVEAGLAGIECLAGIPGSAGATPIQNVGAYGQEVSSTITEVVAYDRRAGETVALTNEECAFAYRHSRFKADPERYVVLRVRFVLEDADGLSAPIKYAETARALGVEPGDRVPLADARETVLKLRAGKGMVLDPEDHDTWSAGSFFTNPILTDADFAVFHARVRERLGADVEPPAYPAGPGHTKTSAAWLIDRAGFTKGYGSGPARISTKHTLALTNRGAATTEDLLALAREVVAGVREAFGITLVNEPVMVGVEL; encoded by the coding sequence GTGCTGGAAAAACACGATGCCTCGCTTGCTCCGCTCACCACCTTTCGGCTCGGGGGGGCCGCTCGGCGGCTGGTGACCGCGGTCACCGACGCCGAGGTGGTCGAGGCCGTGCGGGCGGCCGATGCCGCGGGGACGCCGTTGCTGGTGGTCGGCGGCGGGTCGAACCTCGTCATCGGGGACAAGGGCTTCGAGGGCACCGCCCTGCGGATCGCCACACGCGGGTTCGAGCTCGTCGGTACGACGCTGGAGCTGGCCGCCGGTGAGGTGTGGACCGACGCCGTCGCCCGCACCGTCGAGGCCGGGCTCGCCGGGATCGAGTGCCTCGCCGGGATTCCCGGCTCCGCCGGTGCCACGCCCATCCAGAACGTGGGGGCGTACGGCCAGGAGGTCTCCTCCACCATCACCGAGGTCGTCGCCTACGACCGCCGGGCCGGCGAGACGGTCGCCCTCACCAACGAGGAGTGCGCCTTCGCCTACCGGCACAGCCGCTTCAAGGCCGACCCGGAGCGGTACGTCGTCCTGCGGGTCCGTTTCGTCCTGGAGGACGCGGACGGGCTGTCGGCGCCGATCAAGTACGCCGAGACCGCGCGGGCGCTCGGCGTCGAGCCCGGGGACCGGGTGCCGCTCGCCGACGCCCGGGAGACCGTGCTGAAGCTGCGGGCCGGCAAGGGCATGGTGCTCGACCCCGAGGACCACGACACCTGGTCGGCCGGGTCGTTCTTCACCAACCCGATCCTCACCGACGCCGACTTCGCCGTCTTCCACGCGCGCGTGAGGGAACGGCTGGGCGCGGACGTGGAGCCGCCCGCCTACCCCGCGGGGCCCGGGCACACCAAGACCTCCGCCGCCTGGCTGATCGACAGGGCCGGCTTCACCAAGGGCTACGGCAGCGGGCCCGCCCGTATCTCCACCAAGCACACCCTCGCCCTCACCAACCGCGGTGCCGCCACCACGGAGGATCTGCTGGCGCTGGCCCGCGAGGTCGTCGCCGGGGTGCGGGAGGCGTTCGGGATCACCCTCGTCAACGAACCCGTGATGGTCGGCGTAGAGCTGTAG
- a CDS encoding MaoC family dehydratase yields MTAKIAYADVEVGTELPARSFSVDRATLVQYAGASGDFNPIHWNEKFAKEVGLPDVIAHGMFTMAEAIRVVTDWVGDPGAVVDYGVRFTRPVVVPNDGVGAVIEVAGKVAAKLDDNTVRVDLTVTSGGQKVLGMSRAVVRLG; encoded by the coding sequence ATGACGGCGAAGATCGCTTACGCGGACGTCGAGGTCGGGACCGAGCTCCCGGCGCGGTCCTTCTCCGTGGACCGGGCCACACTCGTGCAGTACGCGGGGGCCTCCGGGGACTTCAATCCCATCCACTGGAACGAGAAGTTCGCCAAGGAGGTGGGGCTGCCGGACGTCATCGCGCACGGCATGTTCACCATGGCTGAGGCGATCCGGGTCGTGACGGACTGGGTCGGGGATCCGGGGGCGGTCGTGGACTACGGGGTGCGGTTCACCCGGCCCGTGGTCGTGCCGAACGACGGGGTGGGGGCGGTGATCGAGGTCGCAGGGAAGGTGGCGGCCAAGCTGGACGACAACACCGTGCGGGTGGATCTGACGGTGACGAGTGGGGGGCAGAAGGTGTTGGGGATGTCTCGGGCGGTTGTGCGGTTGGGCTGA